The proteins below come from a single Beutenbergia cavernae DSM 12333 genomic window:
- a CDS encoding M13 family metallopeptidase — translation MTTTEAAPSPAADDPTAAADPAVRPQDDLYRHVNGTWLRTHEIPADRARDGVVFDLRDQAELDVRAIVEESGAGTLDAPDADEARKIAALYRSFMDTEAIEAAGVAPLAPDLALIENATDRSALARAMGTLQRTGVGGALGMWVDTDADDPTAYRAYLYQSGLGLPDESYYRSEEQATTREAYVAHVARMLRLAGVAADAEADAVAGRIMDLETRLAAAHWDRVRDRDAVATHNPTAWAELADVARGFDADAWAEGLRVPADAFDVVVLREPSFFAALGEAWTDVPLEQWREWLTWRVVRSRAPYLTDEIVTANFDFYGRTLTGAQELRERWKRGVALVEGALGEAVGRIYVQRHFPPTHKARMDTLVANLVEAYRRSITSLDWMGPDTRERALAKLAAFTPKIGYPVRWRDYSSLELVPGDVVANVRAASTYELDRDLAKIGRPVDRDEWFMPPQTVNAYYNPGMNEVVFPAAILQPPFFDPDAADAANYGSIGAVIGHEIGHGFDDQGSRYDGDGRLADWWTPEDRAEFETRTAALVAQYDAFSPAQLDGSRHVSGGLTVGENIGDLGGLAIAVDAYEIALGRRPDRAELRELFASWAVSWREKGHDAEVIRLLTIDPHSPPEFRCNGVVANLDAFAEAFDVQPGDGLWIDPQDRVRIW, via the coding sequence ATGACCACCACCGAGGCCGCACCCTCGCCGGCCGCCGACGACCCGACCGCCGCCGCCGACCCCGCGGTCCGGCCCCAGGACGACCTGTACCGGCACGTCAACGGCACGTGGCTGCGCACCCACGAGATCCCGGCCGACCGGGCCCGCGACGGCGTCGTCTTCGACCTGCGGGACCAGGCGGAGCTCGACGTCCGAGCGATCGTCGAGGAGTCCGGGGCCGGCACCCTGGACGCACCGGACGCGGACGAGGCGCGGAAGATCGCCGCGCTGTACCGCTCGTTCATGGACACCGAGGCCATCGAGGCGGCCGGGGTCGCACCGCTCGCCCCCGACCTCGCGCTCATCGAGAACGCCACGGACCGCTCCGCGCTCGCCCGCGCGATGGGCACGCTGCAGCGCACCGGCGTCGGCGGCGCCCTCGGGATGTGGGTCGACACCGACGCCGACGACCCGACGGCGTACCGCGCCTACCTCTACCAGTCGGGTCTCGGGCTGCCGGACGAGTCCTACTACCGCTCCGAGGAGCAGGCGACGACCCGCGAGGCGTACGTCGCCCACGTGGCTCGGATGCTCCGGCTCGCCGGTGTGGCCGCCGACGCCGAGGCGGACGCCGTCGCCGGCCGGATCATGGACCTCGAGACGCGCCTCGCCGCCGCTCACTGGGACCGGGTGCGCGACCGGGACGCCGTCGCGACGCACAACCCCACGGCGTGGGCGGAGCTGGCCGACGTCGCGCGCGGGTTCGACGCCGACGCCTGGGCGGAGGGGCTCCGCGTACCCGCCGACGCCTTCGACGTCGTCGTCCTGCGGGAGCCCTCGTTCTTCGCCGCGCTCGGCGAGGCCTGGACCGACGTCCCCCTCGAGCAGTGGCGCGAGTGGCTGACGTGGCGCGTGGTGCGCTCGCGCGCGCCGTACCTGACGGACGAGATCGTGACGGCGAACTTCGACTTCTACGGGCGGACGCTGACCGGCGCGCAGGAGCTGCGCGAGCGGTGGAAGCGGGGCGTCGCGCTCGTCGAGGGCGCCCTCGGCGAGGCCGTGGGCAGGATCTACGTGCAGCGCCACTTCCCGCCGACCCACAAGGCGCGCATGGACACGCTGGTGGCGAACCTCGTGGAGGCGTACCGGCGGTCCATCACGTCGCTCGACTGGATGGGTCCGGACACGCGGGAGCGCGCGCTGGCGAAGCTCGCGGCCTTCACGCCGAAGATCGGCTACCCCGTGCGGTGGCGCGACTACTCCAGCCTCGAGCTGGTGCCCGGCGACGTCGTCGCGAACGTGCGAGCGGCGTCGACGTACGAGCTGGACCGCGATCTCGCGAAGATCGGCCGGCCGGTCGACCGTGACGAGTGGTTCATGCCCCCGCAGACGGTGAACGCGTACTACAACCCCGGTATGAACGAGGTCGTGTTCCCGGCAGCCATCCTGCAGCCGCCGTTCTTCGACCCCGACGCGGCCGACGCCGCGAACTACGGCTCGATCGGCGCCGTCATCGGTCACGAGATCGGGCACGGCTTCGACGACCAGGGCAGCCGGTACGACGGCGACGGTCGCCTCGCGGACTGGTGGACCCCTGAGGACCGCGCGGAGTTCGAGACCCGCACCGCGGCGCTCGTCGCCCAGTACGACGCCTTCTCCCCCGCCCAGCTCGACGGCTCCCGCCACGTGTCGGGGGGCCTCACCGTCGGCGAGAACATCGGCGACCTCGGCGGCCTCGCGATCGCCGTCGACGCGTACGAGATCGCCCTGGGACGCCGTCCCGACCGGGCCGAGCTGCGGGAGCTGTTCGCGTCCTGGGCCGTCTCGTGGCGGGAGAAGGGGCACGACGCCGAGGTGATCCGGCTGCTGACGATCGACCCGCACTCGCCGCCCGAGTTCCGCTGCAACGGCGTCGTGGCGAACCTCGACGCGTTCGCCGAGGCGTTCGACGTGCAGCCGGGCGACGGCCTGTGGATCGACCCGCAGGACCGCGTGCGGATCTGGTGA
- a CDS encoding PQQ-binding-like beta-propeller repeat protein yields the protein MSTLHRRRFLQYTGVAALAAGGSGLLSTQTAHAGPRDPRLFGPASLSAAIVGMATDGVTAWFVTRGQTPPKVVTFDIGTREVTDVVPLERGDGAWACTLSGGKVYIGTYSFGDVVEYDPATRVATTLGTIGPVGTIVFQATTAPDGVVYLGTYPRGEVWSFDPATRELRNLGKAHPGSQYARLLVADETYVYAGTIPGRVMRIDRVSGERVDILPAGTTLSTGLGALAVADGKVYAAVGDGVIEIDRDGTGFVDLPAPDQYLVDSLAIGPDGTLTAFGRRTGDVLQRQGDAMVVVGTGPEGDEGRGLHVLPDGTILGACGSGLVYTLDPATGALEVSDLVDAPEAAGPELLQSLSLGPDGTVCAGGHFSITVHEPRRGTSRRHHVAGEPKDMIPWRDGVIAALYPSTELIHLDTARGSIRSFGRILHDQQRPWSVVRDPRSGLVLVASAPGTGALQGALTILDPVSGSMDVRTDVLPDQGLTSIALDGAYAYVAGDTWGGGGITPTQPTSQVAVVDLSTMEVVDRIAPAPNHPSIQSIAVLDGVLYLSYKRVSGNWVAWDLAAESVLASGQLTGYGVMTSHRGRVYAGANHGDTLYRVGPGLEVPEVLYPEIGTNWYTVPRLVPSGRGATAWTAIQRDLAYVDLRGA from the coding sequence ATGAGCACGCTGCACCGCCGTCGGTTCCTCCAGTACACAGGCGTCGCCGCGCTCGCGGCCGGGGGCTCCGGACTCCTCTCCACGCAGACCGCGCACGCCGGGCCGCGCGATCCGCGGCTGTTCGGCCCCGCCTCGCTGAGCGCGGCGATCGTCGGGATGGCCACGGACGGGGTGACCGCATGGTTCGTCACGCGCGGACAGACGCCGCCGAAGGTCGTGACGTTCGACATCGGCACCCGGGAGGTGACCGACGTCGTCCCGCTCGAACGCGGCGACGGCGCGTGGGCGTGCACGCTCTCCGGGGGCAAGGTCTACATCGGGACGTACTCGTTCGGCGACGTCGTCGAGTACGACCCCGCCACGAGGGTTGCCACCACACTCGGCACGATCGGCCCGGTGGGCACGATCGTCTTCCAGGCGACGACGGCGCCCGACGGCGTCGTGTACCTCGGCACCTATCCGCGCGGTGAGGTCTGGTCGTTCGACCCCGCGACCCGCGAGCTGCGCAACCTCGGCAAGGCGCACCCCGGTTCGCAGTACGCGCGGCTCCTCGTGGCCGACGAGACGTACGTGTACGCAGGCACCATTCCCGGGCGGGTCATGCGGATCGACCGGGTGAGCGGCGAGCGCGTGGACATCCTGCCCGCGGGGACGACCTTGAGCACCGGCCTCGGCGCCCTCGCGGTGGCCGACGGCAAGGTCTACGCCGCCGTGGGTGACGGCGTCATCGAGATCGATCGCGACGGGACGGGCTTCGTCGACCTCCCCGCCCCCGACCAGTACCTCGTCGACTCGCTGGCGATCGGCCCGGACGGCACCCTGACGGCGTTCGGCCGTCGCACGGGAGACGTGCTCCAGCGCCAGGGCGACGCGATGGTCGTGGTCGGCACCGGGCCAGAGGGCGACGAGGGTCGCGGCCTGCACGTGCTCCCGGACGGGACGATCCTCGGGGCGTGCGGCAGCGGGCTCGTCTACACCCTCGACCCAGCGACCGGGGCCCTGGAGGTGAGCGACCTCGTGGACGCCCCGGAGGCCGCGGGACCCGAGCTCCTCCAGTCGCTGAGCCTCGGTCCGGACGGCACGGTCTGCGCCGGTGGCCACTTCTCGATCACCGTGCACGAGCCTCGGCGCGGGACGAGCCGCCGGCACCACGTCGCGGGCGAGCCCAAGGACATGATCCCGTGGCGCGACGGCGTCATCGCCGCGCTCTACCCCAGCACGGAATTGATCCATCTCGACACGGCGCGCGGGAGCATCCGCAGCTTCGGGCGGATCCTGCACGACCAGCAGCGGCCCTGGTCCGTCGTGCGCGACCCGCGCTCCGGGCTCGTGCTCGTCGCGAGCGCCCCCGGGACCGGAGCGCTGCAGGGCGCACTGACGATCCTGGACCCGGTCTCGGGGTCCATGGACGTGCGTACCGACGTCCTGCCCGACCAGGGACTGACGTCGATCGCTCTCGACGGCGCCTACGCGTACGTGGCCGGCGACACCTGGGGCGGAGGAGGGATCACGCCGACCCAGCCCACGAGCCAGGTGGCGGTGGTGGACCTGTCCACGATGGAGGTCGTCGACCGGATCGCACCCGCGCCGAACCATCCGAGCATCCAGAGCATCGCCGTCCTGGACGGCGTGCTGTACCTCTCCTACAAGAGGGTCAGCGGCAACTGGGTCGCATGGGACCTGGCGGCCGAGTCGGTTCTCGCCTCGGGTCAGCTCACGGGGTACGGCGTGATGACGAGCCATCGCGGCCGGGTGTACGCCGGGGCCAACCACGGCGACACCCTGTACCGCGTCGGACCGGGACTCGAGGTGCCGGAGGTGCTGTACCCCGAGATCGGCACCAACTGGTACACGGTGCCGCGACTCGTCCCCAGCGGGCGGGGAGCCACCGCCTGGACGGCGATCCAGCGCGACCTCGCCTACGTCGACCTGCGCGGGGCCTGA
- a CDS encoding PQQ-binding-like beta-propeller repeat protein: MITRRQLLQVAAVGAAAASLPQGRAHAAGGETPPEGTLTDLGPASVASPLGNGVFVGDVLYAGSRGLSPNVVGAYDLVQDAVTAHIDIPTGIGIWAMCAVGTDVYVGTHAESDLYRLDTLTGTAVKVGDYPDHFIWTAAAAPDGIVYLGCSEPGRVWEYDPATGVSRDLGEPAPGEQYVRGIAADERYVYCGIGSNAHLIAIDRATGERRELLPAELADRDWVSCLSVSDTHVAGGMNSLAEVVVVNKADPTDHLLVKLSAPGEKYAVVVLLHEGYVYAAGRPSGTFYRASLATGEVEVLGVPYFEALTHRLLAHEGKIYGIQDSAVFVFDPATGALEYRNLVDRGFRTAPEQPMSVHSDGRRVYVGGKNGADVHDLRTGDVTHLDIAGEPKTMLTVGGTTYLGIYTQAALYSHRARDEDAVLLARAGNQQDRPRDLAYDPRTGVVLMATQPEPGHVNGALSFYSPREGTFETLRPVVERQTVYSLAARAGVAYLGTTTQEGLDLPPVTPTARVAAFDLTDRTLLWELEPFANVRTITSLSLAGRYLYGMASSGEVFEVDVRRREVTRTVQVGAKGSELFVVGDVAYCTDGDAVYRLDLRTFTATAIVTGLAGEWFGGEPKLALDPSRSALFGLHKRNLVRIDIDPRA; encoded by the coding sequence GTGATCACACGCAGGCAGCTACTCCAGGTCGCGGCCGTCGGCGCGGCCGCAGCATCCCTCCCGCAGGGGCGGGCGCACGCCGCGGGGGGCGAGACCCCGCCGGAGGGAACGCTCACCGATCTCGGCCCGGCCAGCGTGGCGAGCCCGCTCGGCAACGGGGTGTTCGTCGGCGACGTCCTGTACGCCGGCTCGCGCGGCCTGTCACCGAACGTGGTCGGCGCGTACGACCTGGTGCAGGACGCCGTCACGGCACACATCGACATCCCCACCGGGATCGGGATCTGGGCCATGTGTGCCGTGGGCACCGACGTCTACGTCGGCACCCACGCCGAGTCGGACCTGTACCGCCTCGACACGCTCACCGGGACGGCCGTCAAGGTGGGCGACTACCCCGACCACTTCATCTGGACGGCGGCGGCGGCGCCCGACGGCATCGTCTACCTGGGGTGCTCCGAGCCCGGACGGGTGTGGGAGTACGACCCGGCCACCGGCGTGAGCCGGGACCTCGGCGAGCCGGCGCCGGGCGAGCAGTACGTGCGCGGCATCGCCGCCGACGAGCGCTACGTCTACTGCGGCATCGGCTCGAACGCGCACCTGATCGCCATCGACCGCGCCACGGGTGAACGTCGCGAGCTGCTCCCGGCCGAGCTCGCCGACCGGGACTGGGTCTCCTGCCTGTCCGTCTCGGACACCCACGTGGCGGGCGGGATGAACTCGCTCGCCGAGGTCGTCGTCGTGAACAAGGCCGACCCGACCGACCACCTGCTCGTCAAGCTGTCCGCACCGGGCGAGAAGTACGCCGTCGTGGTCCTGCTGCACGAGGGGTACGTCTACGCCGCGGGTCGTCCGTCCGGCACGTTCTACCGCGCCAGCCTGGCGACCGGTGAGGTCGAGGTCCTCGGCGTCCCGTACTTCGAGGCGCTGACCCACCGGCTCCTCGCCCACGAGGGCAAGATCTACGGCATCCAGGACAGCGCCGTCTTCGTCTTCGACCCGGCGACGGGTGCCCTCGAGTACCGCAACCTCGTCGACCGCGGGTTCCGAACGGCTCCCGAGCAGCCGATGTCGGTGCACTCCGACGGGCGGCGCGTCTACGTCGGCGGCAAGAACGGGGCCGACGTCCACGACCTGCGCACGGGCGACGTCACGCACCTCGACATCGCCGGCGAGCCGAAGACGATGCTCACCGTGGGCGGCACCACGTACCTGGGGATCTACACGCAGGCCGCCCTCTACTCGCACCGGGCGCGCGACGAGGACGCCGTCCTCCTCGCGCGCGCCGGTAACCAGCAGGACCGGCCGCGGGACCTCGCGTACGACCCGAGGACCGGCGTGGTGCTCATGGCGACCCAGCCGGAGCCGGGGCACGTCAACGGCGCGCTCTCCTTCTACTCGCCGCGGGAGGGCACGTTCGAGACGCTGCGCCCGGTGGTCGAGCGGCAGACCGTGTACTCGCTCGCGGCGCGCGCCGGCGTCGCCTACCTGGGCACCACCACGCAGGAGGGCCTGGACCTGCCACCTGTCACGCCGACGGCGCGGGTCGCCGCGTTCGACCTGACCGACCGCACCCTGCTGTGGGAGCTCGAGCCGTTCGCGAACGTGCGCACCATCACCAGCCTGAGCCTGGCCGGCCGCTACCTGTACGGGATGGCCAGCAGCGGGGAGGTGTTCGAGGTCGACGTGCGCCGGCGGGAGGTGACGCGCACCGTGCAGGTCGGCGCGAAGGGCAGCGAGCTGTTCGTCGTCGGCGACGTCGCCTACTGCACCGACGGCGACGCGGTCTACAGGCTCGACCTGCGGACCTTCACAGCGACGGCGATCGTCACCGGGCTCGCTGGCGAGTGGTTCGGGGGCGAGCCCAAGCTCGCGCTCGACCCGTCCCGTTCGGCGCTGTTCGGCCTCCACAAGCGGAACCTCGTGCGGATCGACATCGACCCTCGCGCGTGA
- a CDS encoding GNAT family N-acetyltransferase — protein MTSDTSTATEASTGPVIPAPDGYRQVELDVEADRDAIRDVDEWGFAFTTPPEVLEQLAFPLEAGRTVGIRTDADGELVAVHGSYAFEMPVPGGARLPTAGLTWVAVHPQHRRRGLARAMLTAHLRRTRERGEPLSALFAAEEAIYGRYGYGRAAFAARATLPRGTVLRDVPGADALRVNLERFDAERHAAVALAVHDAVDRPGWITPTTDALRANLLSDIAQWRDGAETRRIAVVRDAAGSPRAFATFARKEHWDEVGPAGTVRVKLSAALDGAAARALWGVLVDLDLMAQVETGMLATDDPVLTLLVNTRAAKVRTADNLWVRIVDVAGALAGRRYAAPLDVVLEVRDDLLGENAGRWALRGGPDAASAERTDAAADLVLDVRDLSAAYLGGPTLVALGAAGLVQELTPGALAAASAAFASPLAPACNWVF, from the coding sequence GTGACCAGCGACACGAGCACCGCGACCGAAGCCTCGACCGGCCCTGTCATCCCCGCGCCCGACGGCTACCGTCAGGTCGAGCTCGACGTCGAGGCCGATCGCGACGCCATCCGCGACGTCGACGAGTGGGGGTTCGCGTTCACCACGCCCCCGGAGGTCCTCGAGCAGCTGGCGTTCCCGCTGGAGGCGGGCCGCACCGTCGGTATCCGGACGGATGCCGACGGCGAGCTCGTCGCCGTGCACGGCTCCTACGCGTTCGAGATGCCCGTCCCCGGTGGCGCGCGCCTGCCCACCGCGGGTCTCACGTGGGTCGCGGTGCACCCGCAGCACCGCCGTCGCGGGCTGGCGAGGGCGATGCTCACCGCGCACCTTCGTCGCACGCGTGAGCGCGGCGAGCCGCTGTCGGCCCTGTTCGCGGCGGAGGAGGCGATCTACGGCCGGTACGGGTACGGGCGGGCGGCCTTCGCCGCGCGCGCGACCCTCCCGCGCGGCACCGTCCTGCGGGACGTGCCCGGGGCGGACGCGCTGCGGGTGAACCTCGAGCGGTTCGACGCCGAGCGCCACGCTGCCGTCGCGCTGGCGGTGCACGACGCCGTCGACCGGCCCGGCTGGATCACGCCGACGACCGACGCGCTGCGCGCGAACCTGCTCAGCGACATCGCGCAGTGGCGCGACGGCGCGGAGACGCGACGCATCGCCGTCGTCCGGGACGCTGCGGGATCGCCGCGAGCGTTCGCCACGTTCGCTCGCAAGGAGCACTGGGACGAGGTCGGACCCGCGGGCACGGTGCGCGTCAAGCTGTCAGCGGCGCTCGACGGCGCGGCGGCGCGCGCGCTGTGGGGCGTCCTGGTCGACCTCGACCTCATGGCGCAGGTCGAGACGGGCATGCTCGCCACCGACGACCCGGTGCTCACGCTGCTCGTCAACACGCGGGCGGCGAAGGTCCGCACGGCCGACAACCTGTGGGTCCGGATCGTCGACGTCGCCGGTGCCCTCGCCGGTCGCCGGTACGCGGCGCCGCTCGACGTCGTCCTCGAGGTCCGCGACGACCTGCTCGGCGAGAACGCCGGCCGATGGGCTCTGCGCGGTGGCCCGGACGCGGCGTCGGCCGAACGGACTGACGCGGCGGCCGACCTCGTGCTCGACGTGCGGGACCTCTCCGCCGCCTACCTCGGCGGGCCGACGCTGGTCGCGCTCGGTGCGGCGGGGCTCGTCCAGGAACTCACCCCCGGGGCGCTCGCGGCGGCGTCGGCCGCGTTCGCGTCGCCGCTCGCACCCGCGTGCAACTGGGTGTTCTGA
- a CDS encoding ABC transporter substrate-binding protein yields the protein MNVTQAAGRSRRRVLASGVAALASVALLAACGGGGDGEEPTGEDTAGEETGASGDWPDLSGTTLDVVSDWSGAEQANFEEVLAGFEEATGATVQYTSAGNDVATVLGTRVEGGDPPDVALIPQPGLMDQFAADGALIELPEDVLASVQENYSQSWQDLGTVDGTPYGVWFKAANKSTVWYNATVYDTAGASAPETWDDFVSTLQLVSDSGTPGLAVGADVGWPLTDWFENVYLRVAGEDMYNQLADHEIPWTDPTVVDSLTILGELWGNDQLVLSGGAQRTFPESVTAVFGDPPQAGTVYEGDFVAGNIAADTEAVVGTDALFYAFPSIEDSPPSVMGGGNVAIAFTEDEGTMALMRYLASPEAANIWIELGGFTSPNINSDSSLYPDETSQAIAEQLTGAEAFVFDLSDLAPSAFGGTPGQGFWQIMIDFYNDPSDPAGTAQQLEDAAASAYGG from the coding sequence ATGAACGTCACACAGGCAGCAGGACGCTCCAGGCGACGCGTCCTCGCATCGGGGGTCGCCGCGCTCGCGAGCGTTGCTCTTCTCGCGGCCTGCGGCGGCGGGGGCGACGGCGAGGAACCGACCGGCGAGGACACGGCCGGCGAGGAGACGGGTGCGTCGGGCGACTGGCCCGACCTGTCGGGCACGACGCTCGACGTCGTCTCCGACTGGTCCGGTGCCGAGCAGGCCAACTTCGAGGAGGTCCTCGCGGGCTTCGAGGAGGCGACCGGCGCCACGGTCCAGTACACGAGCGCCGGCAACGACGTGGCCACCGTGCTGGGGACGCGCGTCGAGGGTGGCGACCCACCCGACGTCGCACTCATCCCGCAGCCGGGGCTGATGGACCAGTTCGCCGCGGACGGCGCGCTCATCGAGCTGCCGGAGGACGTGCTGGCCTCCGTGCAGGAGAACTACTCGCAGTCGTGGCAGGACCTCGGCACCGTCGACGGCACGCCGTACGGCGTCTGGTTCAAGGCCGCGAACAAGTCGACGGTCTGGTACAACGCCACCGTCTACGACACGGCAGGGGCGAGCGCACCCGAGACGTGGGACGACTTCGTCTCGACGCTCCAGCTCGTCTCCGACTCCGGCACCCCGGGGCTCGCCGTCGGCGCCGACGTCGGCTGGCCGCTCACCGACTGGTTCGAGAACGTCTACCTGCGGGTGGCGGGCGAGGACATGTACAACCAGCTCGCCGACCACGAGATCCCGTGGACCGACCCGACGGTCGTCGACTCCCTGACGATCCTCGGCGAGCTGTGGGGCAACGACCAGCTCGTGCTCTCCGGCGGCGCGCAGCGCACGTTCCCGGAGTCGGTCACAGCCGTCTTCGGTGACCCGCCGCAGGCCGGCACCGTGTACGAGGGCGACTTCGTGGCCGGCAACATCGCCGCCGACACGGAAGCCGTCGTCGGGACCGACGCGCTGTTCTACGCGTTCCCGTCGATCGAGGACTCGCCGCCGTCGGTGATGGGTGGCGGCAACGTCGCGATCGCGTTCACCGAGGACGAGGGCACGATGGCGCTCATGCGCTACCTGGCCTCACCGGAAGCGGCGAACATCTGGATCGAGCTCGGCGGGTTCACGTCGCCGAACATCAACTCGGACTCGAGCCTCTACCCGGACGAGACGTCGCAGGCGATCGCCGAGCAGCTCACCGGCGCCGAGGCGTTCGTGTTCGACCTGTCCGACCTCGCTCCGAGCGCGTTCGGCGGCACCCCGGGCCAGGGCTTCTGGCAGATCATGATCGACTTCTACAACGACCCGTCCGACCCGGCCGGAACGGCGCAGCAGCTCGAGGACGCAGCGGCCTCGGCATACGGAGGCTGA
- a CDS encoding ABC transporter permease subunit: protein MAVAVTAGTPRPGSASAGARSRNRLVAALFLAPATIALVALVLYPIGYSVWRSLFSARGDEFVGFGNFVDMFTDPATFQAIRNNIIWVLVAPLACTMLGLVFAVLMERIGWRTAFKLIVFMPMAISMLAAGVIFRTVFDENPQTGVVNAVVVAVRDTFSPSADYAGARPRPETGLVQEGTAVATDGPVATGTVVDFPLVGIPPDTVPADAAEAVAAEPGGDDVVTGTVWLDFIAGGGGTNGEVGDGKPGLTGVTVQARAPDGTVTANATTEADGRFELSGLDPGTEYEIVLPESNFTEGAGGISWLGPSLITPVVILSYVWIWAGFAMVMIASGLSATDRSLQEAARVDGANEWQVFTRITIPQLYPVLIVVIVTLIINVLKIFDLVYVIPPGESKPAANVIAVQMWNVSFGGGNNQGLGSALAIFLLVLVLPAMIMNIRNFRKGGRP from the coding sequence ATGGCCGTCGCGGTGACGGCGGGCACGCCCCGGCCTGGTTCCGCCAGCGCCGGGGCGCGCTCACGCAACCGGCTCGTCGCGGCGCTGTTCCTGGCGCCCGCCACGATCGCCCTCGTCGCGCTCGTGCTGTACCCGATCGGGTACTCGGTGTGGCGGTCGCTGTTCAGCGCCCGCGGCGACGAGTTCGTGGGGTTCGGCAACTTCGTCGACATGTTCACGGACCCCGCCACGTTCCAGGCGATCCGGAACAACATCATCTGGGTGCTCGTCGCGCCGCTGGCCTGCACGATGCTCGGCCTCGTGTTCGCCGTGCTCATGGAGCGGATCGGCTGGCGGACGGCCTTCAAGCTCATCGTCTTCATGCCGATGGCGATCTCGATGCTCGCCGCCGGCGTCATCTTCCGCACCGTGTTCGACGAGAACCCCCAGACCGGCGTCGTCAACGCCGTCGTCGTCGCCGTCCGCGACACGTTCTCGCCGTCGGCCGACTACGCGGGGGCACGCCCTCGCCCGGAGACGGGGCTCGTGCAGGAGGGCACAGCGGTCGCCACCGACGGCCCCGTCGCGACCGGGACGGTGGTGGACTTCCCGCTCGTGGGGATCCCCCCCGACACCGTCCCGGCGGACGCGGCCGAGGCTGTCGCCGCCGAGCCGGGGGGCGACGACGTCGTCACCGGCACCGTGTGGCTCGACTTCATCGCCGGTGGGGGCGGGACGAACGGCGAGGTCGGGGACGGCAAGCCGGGCCTGACCGGTGTCACCGTCCAGGCGCGCGCGCCCGACGGCACCGTCACGGCGAACGCCACCACCGAGGCCGACGGCCGGTTCGAGCTCTCCGGGCTGGACCCGGGGACCGAGTACGAGATCGTGCTCCCGGAGTCGAACTTCACCGAGGGCGCGGGCGGGATCTCGTGGCTCGGTCCGAGCCTCATCACGCCCGTCGTCATCCTGTCCTACGTCTGGATCTGGGCCGGCTTCGCCATGGTGATGATCGCGTCCGGCCTCTCGGCGACGGACCGGTCGCTGCAGGAGGCCGCGCGGGTCGACGGCGCGAACGAGTGGCAGGTCTTCACGAGGATCACGATCCCTCAGCTGTACCCCGTGCTCATCGTCGTGATCGTCACGCTCATCATCAACGTGCTGAAGATCTTCGACCTCGTGTACGTCATCCCACCGGGCGAGTCGAAACCGGCGGCGAACGTCATCGCCGTCCAGATGTGGAACGTGTCGTTCGGCGGTGGGAACAACCAGGGCCTCGGCAGCGCGCTCGCGATCTTCCTGCTGGTGCTGGTGCTGCCGGCGATGATCATGAACATCCGCAACTTCCGGAAGGGAGGCCGACCGTGA
- a CDS encoding carbohydrate ABC transporter permease, whose product MTADAVTTADAAPVRATPPGARKKQSAVSRVLGNTVVNVVLVIVALFWMIPTIGLFIASLRTSTANTSSGWWTVFTAPAQLTIENYANLLQNSTMVASFWNSVAITVPTTILVVVIGALAGYALAWVDFRGRDVVLVVIIALLAVPLQVAFIPLARMFGQLGVFGSIGGVIAFHVAFGLPFAIFLLRNFFTQVPNELLEASRLDGAGEWRIFSRIVLPLGLPAIASLAIFQFLWTWNDMLVALIFSSPSSQPLTVALQSQLRQFSSNLDILASGSFLSMIVPLIVFFAFQRYFVSALLAGSNR is encoded by the coding sequence GTGACCGCCGACGCCGTCACCACCGCCGACGCGGCCCCGGTCCGGGCCACTCCCCCGGGTGCGCGGAAGAAGCAGAGCGCCGTCTCCCGCGTGCTCGGGAACACCGTCGTCAACGTGGTGCTCGTGATCGTCGCGCTGTTCTGGATGATCCCGACGATCGGGCTGTTCATCGCGTCGCTGCGCACGTCGACGGCGAACACGTCGAGCGGGTGGTGGACCGTCTTCACGGCGCCCGCGCAGCTGACGATCGAGAACTACGCGAACCTGCTGCAGAACTCGACGATGGTCGCCTCGTTCTGGAACAGCGTGGCGATCACCGTGCCGACGACGATCCTCGTGGTCGTGATCGGGGCGCTGGCGGGTTATGCGCTCGCCTGGGTCGACTTCCGGGGCCGCGACGTCGTCCTCGTGGTGATCATCGCGCTGCTCGCGGTGCCCCTGCAGGTCGCGTTCATCCCACTGGCCCGCATGTTCGGCCAGCTCGGGGTCTTCGGCTCGATCGGCGGCGTCATCGCGTTCCACGTGGCGTTCGGGCTGCCGTTCGCGATCTTCCTGCTGCGGAACTTCTTCACGCAGGTGCCGAACGAGCTTCTCGAGGCGTCCCGGCTCGACGGCGCCGGCGAGTGGCGGATCTTCTCGCGGATCGTGCTCCCGCTCGGGCTGCCGGCGATCGCGTCGCTGGCGATCTTCCAGTTCCTCTGGACCTGGAACGACATGCTCGTGGCGCTGATCTTCTCGTCGCCGTCGTCGCAGCCCCTGACGGTGGCGCTGCAGTCGCAGCTGCGCCAGTTCTCGTCGAACCTCGACATCCTGGCGTCGGGCTCGTTCCTGTCGATGATCGTCCCGCTGATCGTGTTCTTCGCGTTCCAGCGGTACTTCGTCTCCGCGCTGCTGGCCGGCTCGAACCGGTAG